One region of Anas acuta chromosome Z, bAnaAcu1.1, whole genome shotgun sequence genomic DNA includes:
- the RASEF gene encoding ras and EF-hand domain-containing protein: MDPDGEDLSRLRALFLSCDANGSGRIEREDFAALCAELRVRPEEAEAIFQRLDSDRDGAITFPEFARGFRGATRRRPGAGRGEPRDGGDDEGETAAARAAAGLEQSWRDFEVRLGDEARFIPRQEQVSVLYQNIHIVEPGLIQSYEHVIKNFIREIKLQSTEMETLAIAVKRAQDKAAAQLSELEEEMEQRIQAAEHKVKKEEKRKAEEALNELKRQYDTEVGDLQVTIKKLRKLEEQSRSINHREDVIELKKRIHDMLLENQKLKKDLLEAQTNIAFLQSELDSLKSEYADQTLNTERDLEIIREYTEDRDNLERQIEMLQSANRKLHDSNDGLRSALENSFSKFNRSLRLANTSPGSTISRSSPKCSGGQSPLNPRYDRSSHSSCVDEDYDSLALCDPMQRTNCEVDSLPESCFDSGLSTLRDSNEYDSEVEYRQQRIFQRSQCMQEGFGGDASDTDVPEIRDEETYSPDNGSAILDWKPSRPVSRSSSVASTRKHISALTPQSGATECTPKYPSSEKAYKIVLAGDAAVGKSSFLMRLCKNEFRGNTSATLGVDFQMKRLIVDGEPTVLQLWDTAGQERFRSIAKSYFRRADGVLLLYDVTCEKSFLNVREWVDMIEDATHENIPIMMVGNKADLRQTVTEQGQKCVPINYGEKLAMTYNALFCETSAKDGSNIVEAVLHLAREVRKRSDNQDDTRSITSLAGMPVKKSALTKNCCNV, from the exons ATGGACCCCGACGGGGAGGACCTGTCCCGGCTGCGCGCCCTCTTCCTGTCCTGCGACGCCAACGGCTCGGGCCGCATCGAGCGGGAGGACTTCGCGGCGCTCTGCGCCGAGCTGCGGGTACGGCCGGAGGAGGCCGAGGCCATCTTCCAGCGCCTCGACAGCGACCGCGACGGGGCCATCACCTTCCCGGAGTTCGCTCGCGGCTTCCGCGGCGCAACCCGGAGGCGGCCCGGAGCCGGCCGCGGAGAGCCGCGGGACGGGGGAGACGACGAGGGGGAGACGGCGGCAGCGCGGGCCGCCGCGGGGCTGGAGCAGTCCTGGAGGGACTTCGAGGTCCGGCTGGGGGACGAGGCGAGGTTCATCCCCAG GCAAGAGCAAGTCAGTGTTCTGTATCAGAACATACACATAGTGGAACCAGGATTAATCCAGTCATACGAACATGTCATTAAGAACTTCATCCGAGAGATCAAGCTTCAAAGCACAGAGATGGAAACCTTGGCCATTGCTGTCAAAAG AGCTCAGGataaagcagcagctcagctcagtgagctggaggaagagatgGAACAACGGATACAGGCTGCAGAGCATAAAGTTAAAAAGGAA GAGAAACGAAAAGCTGAAGAAGCACTAAATGAGTTGAAGCGCCAATATGATACTGAAGTTGGGGATCTCCAGGTGACAATAAAAAAACTTAGAAAG CTGGAGGAGCAATCCAGAAGCATAAATCACAGGGAAGATGTGattgaactgaaaaaaagaatacacGATATGTTGCTG gaaaatcaGAAACTTAAGAAAGATCTCCTAGAAGCACAGACAAATATCGCTTTCCTACAGAGTGAATTAGATAGCTTGAAAAGCGAGTATGCAGATCAGACTTTAAACACGGAGAG agacctAGAAATAATCCGCGAGTATACTGAAGACAGGGATAATCTGGAAAGACAAATTGAAATGCTTCA ATCGGCTAACAGAAAACTACATGACAGCAATGATGGTTTAAGAAGTGCACTTGAAAACAGTTTCAGCAAGTTCAACAGGTCATTG CGGTTAGCAAACACCTCACCAGGAAGTACCATTTCTAGAAGCAGTCCCAAATGTAGTGGTGGACAGTCTCCTTTAAACCCACGATATGACAG ATCATCTCATTCTTCATGTGTGGATGAAGATTATGATTCTTTAGCCCTCTGTGACCCCATGCAAAGGACAAACTGTGAAGTTGACAGCCTACCTGAGAGCTGTTTTGATAGTGGTTTGTCTACTCTGAGAGATTCAAATGAGTATGATTCAGAAGTGGAATACAGGCAACAAAGAATTTTTCAAAGGTCTCAGTGTATGCAAGAAGGCTTTGGTGGTGATGCTTCTGATACAGAT GTTCCAGAGATCAGGGATGAAGAAACATACAGTCCTGATAATGGCAGTGCAATATTAGATTGGAAGCCCTCAAGACCAGTAAGTCGAAGCAGCTCAGTTGCTTCAACAAGGAAACACATATCTGCTCTGACTCCTCAG TCAGGCGCAACTGAATGTACTCCAAAATACCCAAGTTCAGAGAAGGCTTACAAGATTGTTCTTGCTGGAGATGCAGCAGTGGGAAAATCCAGTTTCCTTATGAGACTTTGCAAGAATGAATTTAGAGGCAATACCAGTGCAACCCTAG GGGTggattttcaaatgaaaagacTAATTGTTGATGGAGAACCTACAGTGCTACAGCTGTGGGACACGGCTGGGCAGGAGAG attccgAAGTATTGCTAAATCATACTTCAGAAGAGCAGATGGTGTCTTACTGTTATATGATGTAACATGTGAAAAAAGCTTTCTTAATGTGCGGGAGTGGGTGGATATGATTGAG GATGCAACTCATGAGAATATTCCAATTATGATGGTAGGAAACAAAGCAGATCTCCGTCAAACAGTTACAGAACAAGGGCAAAAATGTGTGCCTATAAACTATGGAGAAAAGCTGGCTATG